One region of Phragmites australis chromosome 18, lpPhrAust1.1, whole genome shotgun sequence genomic DNA includes:
- the LOC133899108 gene encoding transcription factor MYB106-like, with product MGRSPCCEKIGLKKGPWSPEEDQKLLAYIEEHGHGSWRALPAKAGLQRCGKSCRLRWTNYLRPDIKRGKFSLQEEQTIIQLHALLGNRWSAIATHLPKRTDNEIKNYWNTHLKKRLTKMGIDPVTHKATGGTLTGTADDKSVKVAASLSHMAQWESARLEAEARLARESEMRTAASTPTTLHAEPVNLHASAAPPCLDVLHAWQAAKINLDSPTSTLTFAGSNCGMLPTPRTNRQEISESNSAVSAMWHQRSDELEGEESDWQFLSKQQVPGLDGKEREDVFIVSEEPWFTGVAGVGTGFTGMVLDGSNVHDTSECWVESNNGQTKNSTQGSDEADRNYWNGILGMVNPELPPQSPPLL from the exons ATGGGGCGGTCACCATGCTGTGAGAAGATCGGCCTAAAGAAAGGCCCATGGTCGCCGGAGGAGGATCAGAAGCTGCTTGCCTACATTGAGGAGCATGGACACGGGAGCTGGCGAGCGTTGCCTGCAAAGGCAG GCTTGCAGAGGTGCGGCAAGAGTTGCAGATTGAGATGGACAAACTACCTTAGGCCGGACATCAAGAGGGGCAAGTTCAGCTTGCAGGAGGAGCAGACCATCATCCAGCTTCATGCTCTTCTTGGCAACAG GTGGTCGGCCATCGCAACACATCTACCGAAGCGCACAgacaacgagatcaagaacTACTGGAACACACACCTCAAGAAGAGGCTGACCAAGATGGGGATCGACCCTGTCACCCACAAAGCCACCGGTGGCACTCTCACCGGCACTGCAGACGACAAGTCAGTCAAGGTCGCGGCAAGCCTCAGCCACATGGCTCAGTGGGAGAGCGCCCGCCTGGAGGCCGAGGCACGGTTGGCTCGAGAATCGGAGATGAGAACAGCAGCTTCTACACCAACCACACTCCATGCAGAGCCAGTGAATCTCCATGCCTCCGCTGCTCCTCCATGCCTCGACGTGTTGCATGCATGGCAGGCGGCAAAGATAAACCTGGATTCACCCACCTCCACACTGACGTTTGCAGGGAGCAATTGTGGCATGCTGCCAACCCCCAGGACGAACAGACAAGAGATATCCGAAAGCAACTCTGCCGTCTCTGCGATGTGGCATCAGAGAAGCGATGAACTGGAGGGTGAAGAAAGCGACTGGCAGTTCCTCAGCAAGCAGCAAGTGCCAGGACTGGACGGCAAGGAGAGGGAAGACGTCTTCATAGTCTCTGAGGAACCATGGTTCACAGGAGTGGCTGGGGTTGGAACTGGCTTCACAGGCATGGTGCTTGATGGATCCAATGTGCATGACACATCGGAATGCTGGGTTGAGTCCAACAATGGGCAAACTAAGAACAGCACCCAAGGATCAGATGAGGCGGACAGGAATTATTGGAATGGCATCCTCGGCATGGTGAACCCGGAGCTGCCGCCccagtcgccaccattgctctAG
- the LOC133899127 gene encoding uncharacterized protein LOC133899127 — MVPAALLLSPPGRLLASGPPRCHVPTQQPSTATRGLVLRGAGSPVVKRVPGGGGGWLLWHQSNARVALATSPDGLRWSAPVSPDPLLPSVDWWAFDTAAVRPSDVLLISNPTASSRRFPSSAVYWLYYTGSNDERFGFPFPAADVPALPGLAISQDGRHWARIEGDHHSGALLGVGEEEELRGWEARCVASPKVVMHADGDLRMYYHSFDEMSQMHAIGLARSRDGIRWTKAGKVLEGGRPGSFDERGVRHGHVVRDRAAARYVMVYEGVDADGRVSIGMAVSEDGLKGWRRCSEMPVLCSSEEDEGWDDAGVGSPCLVQMDGAYDWRLYYMGVGRDGEASIGLAYSEGQALQKFQKCDAVLM; from the coding sequence ATGGTCCCCGCCGCTCTCCTCCTCTCGCCGCCGGGCCGCCTCCTCGCCTCCGGCCCTCCCCGCTGCCACGTCCCGACCCAGCAACCCTCCACCGCCACCCGCGGCCTCGTCCTCCGCGGCGCGGGCTCCCCCGTCGTCAAGCGcgtccccggcggcggcggcggctggctcCTCTGGCACCAGTCCAACGCGCGCGTCGCGCTCGCCACCTCCCCGGACGGTCTCCGCTGGAGCGCCCCCGTGTCTCCCGACCCCCTGCTGCCCTCTGTCGACTGGTGGGCGTTCGACACCGCCGCCGTCCGCCCTTCGGACGTCCTCCTCATCTCCAACCCGACCGCATCCTCCCGCCGCTTCCCGTCCTCCGCCGTGTACTGGCTCTACTACACCGGGTCTAATGACGAGCGCTTTGGCTTCCCGTTCCCCGCCGCAGACGTCCCCGCGCTGCCCGGCCTCGCCATTAGCCAGGACGGTCGCCACTGGGCGCGCATCGAAGGGGACCACCACAGCGGCGCGCTGCTTGgcgttggggaggaggaggaactcCGAGGGTGGGAGGCGCGCTGCGTGGCCTCGCCCAAGGTGGTGATGCACGCCGACGGGGACCTGCGGATGTACTACCACTCGTTTGACGAAATGTCGCAGATGCATGCGATCGGTTTGGCGAGGTCCAGGGACGGCATCCGGTGGACGAAGGCGGGGAAGGTGCTTGAGGGGGGACGGCCTGGATCGTTCGACGAACGCGGGGTACGGCATGGGCATGTCGTCCGCGACCGTGCCGCCGCGCGGTATGTCATGGTGTACGAGGGTGTTGATGCCGATGGGAGGGTGAGCATCGGGATGGCCGTGTCAGAGGACGGCCTGAAGGGGTGGAGGCGGTGCAGCGAGATGCCAGTGCTGTGCTCGTCTGAGGAGGATGAAGGGTGGGATGACGCCGGGGTCGGCTCACCGTGCTTAGTGCAAATGGATGGGGCCTATGATTGGAGATTGTATTACATGGGTGTTGGGAGGGATGGCGAAGCTTCGATTGGATTGGCATATTCAGAGGGTCAGGCTCTTCAGAAATTCCAGAAGTGTGATGCTGTTCTCATGTAA
- the LOC133899035 gene encoding 2-hydroxy-palmitic acid dioxygenase MPO1-like, translating to MGAKELQHGQRPRRGVLDLEAQFAFFRSQHRHPVNAAAHALLAWPILFTNLLILHFLPLPSPLDPALALALAYAAAYLAVDRRAGALAGFLFLAAWATSRALAERLGFATSWRLVLATQLFCWTWQFLGHGLFEKKGPTVSDLPEVFLMEPFLIFLQILNKLFGYEPYPGFCKNVDKEMEADLKERRELAQRKIT from the exons ATGGGGGCCAAGGAGCTTCAGCACGGGCAGCGCCCGCGGCGCGGGGTGCTGGACCTGGAGGCGCAGTTCGCCTTCTTCCGGTCGCAGCACCGGCACCCGGTGAACGCCGCGGCGCACGCGCTGCTCGCCTGGCCCATCCTCTTCACCaacctcctcatcctccactTCCTTCCCCTGCCCTCGCCGCTCGACCCCGcgctcgccctcgccctcgcctaCGCCGCCGCCTACCTCGCCGTCGACCGCCGCGCCGGCGCGCTCGCGGGGTTCCTCTTCCTCGCCGCATGGGCCACCAGCCGCGCCCTCGCCGAGCGCCTCGGCTTCGCGACCTCCTGGAGGCTCGTCCTCGCCACGCAGCTCTTCTGCTGGACGTGGCAGTTCCTCGGCCACGGCCTTTTCGAG AAGAAGGGGCCGACTGTGAGTGATCTGCCCGAGGTGTTCTTGATGGAGCCATTCCTCATCTTTCTGCAG ATACTGAACAAGCTGTTTGGCTATGAGCCCTACCCTGGATTCTGCAAGAATGTAGACAAGGAGATGGAGGCTGATCTCAAGGAGAGGAGAGAGCTCGCGCAGAGGAAGATCACCTGA